One genomic region from Aminivibrio sp. encodes:
- a CDS encoding 2-oxoacid:acceptor oxidoreductase family protein, with translation MNTKQTSIQFCGFGGQGIILSSVILGEAAVTREGIYAAQSQSYGSEARGGQCRSEVVLSKNPIGTPTNERNDILVAMSQAAYENHKHELKKGGILFVDSGLVPDLGEVDPSITVWKVPATETAIRLGSKMAGNMVMLGFIQEKTKLVSRENLLAAIQESVKKKFVEMNTTAFEEGIRMAQEDTGA, from the coding sequence ATGAATACGAAACAGACAAGCATCCAGTTCTGCGGCTTCGGAGGCCAGGGAATCATCCTTTCCTCCGTTATTCTCGGCGAGGCTGCGGTAACCAGGGAAGGCATCTATGCCGCCCAGTCCCAGTCCTACGGGTCCGAGGCCCGGGGCGGCCAGTGCCGGTCCGAGGTGGTTCTGTCGAAGAATCCCATCGGTACCCCCACCAACGAACGGAACGACATTCTCGTCGCCATGTCCCAGGCGGCCTACGAGAACCACAAGCATGAACTGAAGAAGGGCGGCATCCTCTTCGTGGACAGCGGTCTCGTGCCGGACCTCGGCGAAGTGGATCCCTCGATCACCGTGTGGAAGGTTCCCGCCACCGAGACGGCCATCCGCCTCGGCAGCAAGATGGCCGGCAACATGGTGATGCTCGGTTTCATCCAGGAGAAGACGAAGCTCGTCTCCAGGGAGAACCTTCTGGCGGCCATCCAGGAGTCCGTGAAGAAAAAGTTCGTGGAGATGAACACCACCGCCTTCGAAGAAGGAATCCGCATGGCGCAAGAGGATACGGGAGCATGA
- a CDS encoding thiamine pyrophosphate-dependent enzyme, whose translation MSAPELHTHGNPLLKYMRQDKLPHFFCPGCGCGQVVSAFLRAVESLGLDLGAMVGIGGVGCTARIPVYINMDCLHGVHGRTLAWATGIKLHKPDTKVVVFAGDGDALSIGGNHFIHAARRNLDVTFVVVNNFNFAMTGGQVAPMTPDGSVTMTTPYGSSEPPFDLCRLAATAGATYVARTLTSNPAQMTTFIKNALNHKGFSVVEILSQCPTHFGRYALGSGSPKGLVEWIKNRSIAASAAEKLPPEETAGKYLLGEFVNIEKPVFRGSTVYAPSCCGCGGKEA comes from the coding sequence ATGAGCGCTCCCGAACTGCACACACACGGCAATCCCCTGCTGAAATACATGAGGCAGGACAAGCTGCCCCATTTCTTCTGCCCCGGCTGCGGCTGCGGCCAGGTCGTGAGCGCCTTCCTCCGGGCCGTGGAATCTCTCGGCCTCGATCTTGGCGCCATGGTGGGCATCGGGGGCGTGGGCTGCACCGCCCGGATCCCCGTTTACATCAACATGGACTGCCTCCACGGCGTTCACGGCAGGACCCTTGCCTGGGCAACGGGAATCAAACTCCACAAGCCGGACACCAAGGTGGTGGTCTTTGCCGGAGACGGCGACGCCCTGTCCATCGGGGGGAACCACTTCATTCACGCTGCCCGGAGGAATCTTGACGTGACCTTCGTGGTGGTGAACAACTTCAACTTCGCCATGACGGGCGGCCAGGTGGCGCCCATGACCCCGGACGGCTCGGTCACCATGACCACCCCCTACGGAAGCAGCGAACCCCCCTTCGACTTGTGCAGGCTGGCAGCCACCGCGGGGGCGACCTACGTGGCCAGGACCCTGACCTCCAATCCCGCCCAGATGACGACGTTCATCAAGAATGCCCTGAATCACAAGGGATTCTCCGTGGTGGAGATTTTGTCTCAGTGTCCCACCCATTTCGGCCGGTACGCCCTCGGAAGCGGCAGCCCCAAAGGCCTGGTGGAGTGGATCAAGAACCGCTCGATTGCGGCCTCTGCGGCCGAAAAACTTCCCCCCGAGGAAACGGCCGGAAAGTATCTGCTGGGAGAATTCGTGAACATCGAGAAACCGGTCTTCCGGGGCAGCACCGTATATGCGCCCTCGTGCTGCGGATGCGGCGGGAAGGAGGCGTAG